In Sorex araneus isolate mSorAra2 chromosome 11, mSorAra2.pri, whole genome shotgun sequence, the sequence TAAATCTGTGAATGAATGCATGGAAGGTGTTTGTAAAATGTACAAAGAACATCTGAAGAGAATGAACCCCAATAGCCCCTCTATCACATATGATATCTGTCAGTTGTTTGATTTTATCGATGATCTGGCAGACCTCAGCTGCCTTGTTTACCGAGCTGATACTCAGACATACCAGCCTTACAACAAAGACTGGATTAAAGAGAAGATCTGCGTGCTTCTTCGTCAGCAGGCCCAGCAGGCCAGGAAATAATTGAGATGGAAGCATTAGGGGGATGGGAGTAGGCTTGGAATACAGGTGTGTACAGCAAACTCTAGTAGATGTTTTGTATTCTAATAATCTTGTTTCCATTGGTACAGTCTAGCCAGGGTTGAATGTATTGAATGAAATATGATGATCTTGTTCAATCTGAAAATCCCCattgcctccttccctctccctacaccctcccccccttttttttacttaaaacatttttacgATACTTTAGATGGAAGTTGTTCTTTGTCAGTTATTGTTGGTTTCAGCCCTTCCAACtatttgttttcactttcatAGTGCTCACTATACTAACCATTCTTCAGGATCGGGTGGTGGGGGCGGGTGATGACACAGTTATGTCCTCAAGATAAAATCTTAGTGAAAGACAAACAAATGTTCtttagttaataaataaataaagtccatGTCAGGTTTTAATGGTTTTCTAATTGTTCTGGAAGATAAATTCTAACCAGGACATTCAAGATATGGTCAGGCAGAGCTTCCGGCATCATTAGCATCATCTGATTCTTGTGCTCTCCTTGCTCTTTAGACTCCACCCAGCTACACAAGGTTTTTAGTATAGAACAAGCTATTTCTATTCAAGACTTTTGTGCCTATTTAGTTTTTGCCTTTCCTCCCCAAGcccttattttttactttaacttAGTCAAGGCctactgttttaaaaaatcagcataAGCCTTCTTCAGAAAGGCCTTCTCTGAGGCCCTAGCTGTACACGTTATGCTTCGTGTGATGCTCACAATTATAGTTAGATAATCTTTTATGTGTTAGTCTAATGTCTAACTCTTTTGTTATATGGCAAACTATGTGAGATGGAGGCCTTATCTCTCCCTGGGGTATTAGGACCTTGTACAAAATACCCTTAAATACTATGTAAGTGAGTGGATATCCGAGTTAGGATCTCCTATTTTTATTCTATACTTTCTTACCTTTTAAGGAAAATACTTTCTCTCTATGAATTCTTTTAAATGCCACCAGACACTTAGAACCATTTAAAAGGATGTTTACTATCCTTTTCTCAAGACTTTTCCAGATTGAGATGATGTCTATGTTAAACCATCAATCTTATGGAGAACCTTTAGAGTACTTTAGAAACTTTAGAGTACTCTCCAGACATAATGCAAAGCCCTGATATTAATATTCCTCCTTAAGATGACTCTTGAATAATCTGATGAATAGTTGGTCCTAAGTATTTCAGAGTTGATTCATTTGTTACTTTGGAGGGTCCCACCCactagtgttcaggggctacttttggctTATGCTCAATTAGGGTTTCTGacatgatcaggggaccatacacaagtacctttatttctttattttctctcaaaagCACTTTAGCATAAGACAAATCTTATGACCCTTCAAGTCACCCATTCTGCCATCCAGCTTTGCTTTCCATGAGGGGACTAGATCTGAAAGCCAAGGCTGGAGATCtgtaaaattacatataaaggTGTAGCAAGTTCAGAGACATTAAGCAAATTGCCCAAAGCCTCAGAGCTTTGGGCATAATATTGGAATCAAAATTGTTTTCTCATCTTACCACATTTCCACTTACTCTGTGACTTCCATATTATTTCCAAGTACAGTAATATACGTAGAAGCCTCAGAAGCAATTCTAGAATGAATAGAGTCTAGCCCCAACCTTCATCTCAGTTGGACTGTCACTTCCATCTGGAGTTGTAATGAGATCACGTTTGAACCCTCAAACCCATGAGTCAACTTAAAATTGCCAGTCTGTACACAATAAAGCAAGTTTCCAGATTGTGTGTTTCTGCAAATGTATGAGATTAAGCTCAGCCGGAGCTTTCCAGTACTATActtgaggggggaaaaatagacaCCTCCTTACCTTTTACAACCatgtttccttcttccttcttttttgtctCCTCTTCAATTATCTTCATCTTTGCATCATACTCATCAGCTAGAGACTTCCATTCAACTCTATTATTCTGAAGACCGTTCAGCATTGGGGTGATTTCTTTGTGAAATCTCGAGAATTCCTAGAATTTTATACCAAAAACGACAAGTTACATAGTTGATATTGAATATTCTCAAAAGGAACTGTAAGGAATTGTTAATAGTGTTCACAACTGCTAAAATGAGCTGAATTCGGTGGCTTGTATTAGTATCTTTCTTGTCTGCCTAAATCTGTTCAGTTTCCCTTTAGCTGAGTTCTCCTTTATCCCATTTCTGAATGAGAGATTAGCAAAAGCtcccaaactattttttttttaaccaccccCTTCCTTCTCAGAATACAAAACAGAATCTCACTGGAAATTTACCTtaggtaaataaaaagaaaataccccTACCAACTGCACCCACACTACACCCCACCCAAGCATTCCAGGGCCAACCCCCTCCGAGGGTGGGCAATATCTCCTACTTTGGGAAATGCTAGCTTAGAGTAATACTTCAAACTGCTTTGGAGAAAGGATGCCCTTAGTGGTTTACTGGGTGGATCACTTTTATATTTGAGTtacaatttcaaagaaaaaatactgctTAAGTGATTATATATTTCACTCAAGACATTTTACTTACTTTATATACAAAAGtacaaacaaaatcaataaatccAACTTGAAGTTTAGGTagttcatcttttttgtttctgtccATCATAGGCTagatagaaaaacaaataattccTTTTAAGATAGTTTTCTAAGATTCAGCAGACAAATTAgtgacacagatatatatatatgtatacatatatatatatattaatgtaggagtactgctatttattcagccattgattaagctgattgaattgggcatgaactccacattacattcaaaaaaattttaattgactatccatgagatagaccattacaaagctgttcataattgggcttcagtcatatactgatccagcacccatccctccaccagtgtatattctaaccaccaatgttcctattaaccttccaccatcccccaacaccccacccccagcctccctctatgggaggcacttttcttcttgtctctcctttccttttgtacagcaataatttttataagtaaaGCAATTTGTGTGTGAAGATACTTTACAATAGGTTGTTGCTGCAGTACTGTTCTCTCCAGATCTCCTTGTTCCCAGAATTCGTTAGCAACCATAAGTGCGACCTGAAGATGAAGAAAGACTTGGTTCAGGAAAGTCActttagaaaattttcattttattagtatGAGGACTGTTTAAGGATGGAGTTTATAGTTAATGGTCGAGGTCTTGTCATACCATATGCTCTTTGATTTTAAAGAGATAACATGTGCAGATTACATTAAAACGGGAGAGGAATTTCTCTTCCTAAGTTAGTGTCTAAACTCATTTTGGGAATGCTTCTTATTTGCCATTGCCATCATTTTGCACCAATAAAAAGGGATGTGGAGGATGTTTGGTACCATGATTAATTGTGCTTCCAGCTTTGATATTTCCAAAACCTCTATTCTATTACCCTGTTTGTCAGTATCTATCATATATCcgcataacatatatatatatgcacacacatggtGATTAGATCACAGCTTAATTACAGTGGTGAGACTATTTGAGGGTTAATATATGGttattattgtttcagaaaactaTCAAGTTCATTAGCTGTTTTTAGCATGAGTCAGACTTGACAAAGGAGTAATATACCTTTGACTGTAAAATGCTCATGGTCCTGTGAAGACAGTTATGTAAACAATGTGATAAGCCTTATAAGAATAAGGTCCCCCTTCGGCCTTTTCTTCCCTGTGGCACGGTGGCCGCCACCTTTCCAAAGCCtgttggacagccaggtatgagactgcagtgacatgacatatggggcctcatgggatgtgGGGTGgagccagcccctctccccccccaacaaCACCttgagttgccgcccacaaatgactcctggctcctgaatggccatgatcccagaggcacacaaaccaatttcagaacccagtggcttttggcagaagtccctccagacttattactaaaatatcagaaatacaaaatcatcatatgctcttgGGAATCAGAAATAgtaaacaaattatctaatgatgccttttcagcaggtctgattgttggggaaaattccaaataataatggtgggtcttttgtcgaaatagtgaatgtgatcaaagtggagagagagagaagtggaagtcatctgccacataggcagggggaggggtgggatgggggtatacttgggttcttggtagtggaaaatgtgcactggtgaagggatgagtttttGATCATGGTATGACCAAGATTTaaatggaaagctttgtaactgttctcacagtgagtcaataaaaaaaaaaagaagaagaagaagaagaaggtcccccaagcttcaccagcaatgatccctgagcacagagttaggagtaagccttaagcaccactgggtatgccccccccccgtcaaaaaaaaagtaaaagaaaaaaagccttaTAAGAATAGTAATATGAAATGCTAAGATCAAGAGAAGGAAGTAAAGATATATTTCATTATGTGGAAGGTTATATTATGCATATCAAGAATAACAGCTattatttgacaagatccagcaaccatttatgatgaaaactctcgccaaaatgggtatagaagggactttcctcaatatagtcaaagccatctactacaagcctacggcaagcatcatcctcaatgggaaaaaactaagagccttccctctaaaatcagggacgagataaggatgcccactctctccacttctgttccttctgttcaatatagtactagaagtacttgcgatagcagttaggcaagaaaaagatattaagggcattcaggtaggaaaggaagaaatcaagctgtaactatttgcagatgatatgatactaagagaaccctaaaacctctaccatgaaactcctagaaacaatagacttgtaaagttgcaggctataaaatcaatacccaaaaatccatggctttcctatatgtaaataacgatagaaaagaaagtgacatgaaaaaaagcaatcccattcacaatcgtgcctcagaaaatcaagtacctcggaatcagcttaactaaggaggtaaaggacttgtacaaaaaaaactacaaaacactacttcaagaaataaaagaggacacgaggtaatggaaagatatcccctgctcatggattgggagaattaacattgtcaaaatggcaatactccccaaagcattgtacacattcaatgcaatccctataaggatacccatgacattcttcaaagaaatggagcaaacactcctgaaattcatatggaacaataagcccccacgaatagctaaagcaacccttggggaaaagaatatgggaggaatcaccctccccaacctcaaaagaaacagtgaatatcctttcccattctgtagactgtctttgtattttggccactgtttcttttgaggtgtagaatcttcctagtttaaggtagtcccatttgtttatctctgttttcactttggCCActttggccagtggcatgtcatctttgaaaatacctttaactTCATTGTCATGggggattttgccgaccttgtcttccatgtaccttatggattctggtctgatgttgagatctttaatccactttgacctgccTTTATTACATGGCATTAAGTAGAGAGCTAAGCCCAtcttttttcatgtagctgtccagttttgccagcaccatttgttgaagaatgtcatgggtatccttatagggattgcattgaatgtgtacaatgctgataagggattgatatcaaggatatacaaggcactggttgaactctacaagaagaaaacatccaaccctatcaaaaaatgagggatgagagcaggtagggtgtttgccttgcacgtggccgacctggattcgattcccagcatcccatatggtcccctgagcactgccaggagtaattcctgtgtgcaaagccagaagtaaccactgtgcatcgccaggtgtgacccaaaaagaaaaaaaaatgggagatggaaatgaacagaaattttctcaaagaagaaatccgaatgactaaaatacacatgaaaaaatgctctacatcactaatcatcagggagatgcagattaaaacaacaatgagatatcatttcacaccacagagactggtccacatccaaaagaacaaaataaccggtgttgacgtggatgtggagggaaagggactctccttcactgctgatgctgactggttcagcccttttgcaaaacaatatggactattcccaaaaaattagaaattgagctcccatttgacccagcaatatcactcctgagaatatatcccagagaagcaaaaaggtatagtggaaatgacatctgtctttgtatgttcattgcagcactgtttacagtagccaaaatctggaaaaaaagcaaagtgcccaaaaacagatgactagttaaagaaactttggtacatctacacaatggaatactatgcaactgttagaaaagatgaagtcatgaaattt encodes:
- the LOC105942958 gene encoding enhancer of rudimentary homolog, with the protein product MSHTNLLVQPTKRPEGRTYADCKSVNECMEGVCKMYKEHLKRMNPNSPSITYDICQLFDFIDDLADLSCLVYRADTQTYQPYNKDWIKEKICVLLRQQAQQARK